TTTGAACAGTGACTCGACGCTTTTGGAAATTTTCAGCGAATTCGTGGAGGTGCCCGAAGGATCTTTTGAAGCGGTGCAGGTGCTGCCTGAACCGGCCCTGCAGGCCGGACGAGCTGCGTTACCGGAGTTGGAGGACCACCAGTTGGATTTCGGCTCGGTTCGATTCGGCAACGGACGTGCCTTCCCGGTGAGTGCGGATCGGAATGACGCGGGCTCGGCGCAGGTATTGAAGCGGTGGGAAGTCCGGGAAGGTAGGCATTTCTTGATCGAAAGGCTTCCGCATCGGGAGTTGCTCAAGCACCAGGCCGCGATGAAGAAGTCCAAAAAACAGGGTCAGGACACTCTGGTGGCTCGAGCAGGAGCGATAGGGAAGTCGCCGACTACCGTGACGACCACCGCCAAGTGGGTACCTTCGCGAATGGAAAGCGTCAAGGTGGGAGTTCAGACCCAGCGATGGAAACGACGCGCAGAAATGGCAGCGATGGATGGGGCCGCCAAGGGATATTGTATGGACTATGTAACCCTGGTGACCGCCGCCAATCAGCGGCTCCGGGCGAGCGAGACGTATTACGTGAATTCCGCCGTGATTTTGTCAGGAACCACCGTTGCGGAACCAGGGGTAGTCATCAAATTTAACTCTGGTGCCGGCAAAAAATTGGAGTTTTCTGGTCCGGTGGTCTTTGGAGGCTCGGCTTATCGGCCAATAATCTGCACTTCTGCCTTTGATAATTCAGTGGGCGACCAGGTCTTTGCGGGGAGCGCCAGTGGGAAGACTTATGGATACCCCGCCCTTCACCTAAATGGAGCCAACCAGAGCTACAACCTGCGCCATCTGAGCGTTCGGTTGGCGAACGAAGCGATCCGGCTCGATAACGGATCAAACCTGCAGCTGTGGCATAGCCAATTGGTGAATTGCGCGGTCGGGATCAACAAACAATCGACGAGTACAGGAGCGTCGCTGACGCTGAACAACGTTCTGATGGACGATGTGACGACTGGGTTCACAGGGTCAAACCTGGCTACAAGTTCGGGAGAACAGGTGACGGTGCATCGGTGCGGGACGTTCTCGACGGGGCCGACGCTGGCCTTGAAGAACAGTCTCCTGATGGCAGTGACTAATGGCTTGAATTACACGCCTCTGGGTCAGGCCCACGTGGTTCAGAGCACGTTGGACGCAGGGGTGTTTCAATCAGCTGTGGCAGGGGCTCACTATCTCCCCCGAACCAGCCCCTACCGAGGGAAAGGCATTACCCTTGCAAACACCGCGTTGGCGTCGGATTTGAAGCAGATGACGACCCAAGCGCCGTGCGTTATGCAGGGGACGGTTGCCGTCCCCACGATTTGGGGACGGTATGTGGAACGCGATTTTGGGGCACTCGATCTGGGGTATCACTATTTGAGTGCGGACTACTCGGTATCGAATGTGGTGGTGAGTTCGGATTTGGTGCTGACCAACGGCGTGGTGGTGGCGACTCATGGAGCCGTGGGATTTAAGATGGCGAGCACCGGGCGACTGTGGTCCTTTGGTCACCCTCTGCAAATGAACCGGCTGGTCTCCTACACATCGATTCAAGAACAGACAAACCAGATCGGATTGGGCGATGGGTATCGGGGATTGGTCGGCGTCGGAGGATTCGGTTATTCCTCAGCGGAGGTGCGGTTCCGCTTCACGGAGCTCGGCCATGTGGCCTCTGGATTCTCGGGGAGATATTTGCTTTACGGGGGTAACTTGTATGGCACCTGGGTCGTAGGAGCCTACGAGCTCAAGGATTGCCGGATCTGGAACATCAGGACAGCCGTAGCCGCCGGCAGTTTAGGAATGAAAGTAGGATTCACTAATAACTTGTTCCAAAGCTGTTCCATGGTTTTTGACAAATATACGATCAGTGGCCTGCAGATTTTCGATCTACGGCTGTACAACAACACGATGACGAACGGAGATCTCACCTTGAGTTACGGAGACAGCGCGCTCGATGCCCTTTGGACTCTGCGGGACAATGTATTCGAGTCCGTAAGTATCGTTAAGAATGTCGCGGCCGGGTTGACAATCCCTAGTGACTACAACGGTTACCTCGGAGGCACGGCCATCAGCGGATCGTTTAACCGGACGATCACGACGGCTGATTACGACTCCCCAGGCGCATTGGGAGACAAATATGTGAAAACGACAGGGGCCAGTGGAAGCATGTTCTTCGAATCGGTGGATCGCGGTTCCCGGAGTCCAGCCAATGCGACGCTCTTTCACCACACTCTGCACGCCAGCAACGTGAAGGATGCCGGAAGCTGGGTGGATTTGGGTTACCATTACGTGAGCGTAACCGGCTCACCTGGGAATTACGCGGCGGCCGACGGCGATTCAGACGGCATCGGGGACGTGATGGAGGACGTTAATGGAAACAATGTGGCGGATGTTGGAGAGAGCCCGTTCAATTTCTACAACTCGCCGAACGGATTGGCCAATCCGGCCCTCGTCGTTTTCACGGTGTTGAAGTAATTCGATTCCTCGTCGGGGAGGGTACGACTGATCGGGTTTTAGACTACCGGAGACTAAGTAACGATATATGGAGATCAAGGGACGATCGACGAGAAAAAACAGCCCGCTGAGCGCGAGGGGGGAACAGGCACAATTTAGACCGATCATCGGGGGAGTAATCGGCCTATCATTGGTTGTCTCGGCGCTGGGCGACTCGACTTCCTGCCCCAAATGCGCTGTGCTATGTGAAGTCAGAACGGTTTCCGCCACGCGTGCCAAAGTTGGATTCTGGGGAGCGCTTTCTGGGGTTGGAAAAACCTATCGGAACGTCTATCGAACGGAGACAGCTACCGACGTGATCGGTATCGATATCCCAGGGATTAGCCAAGACGTAAATCGTATGACGCAGGCCACCTACTCTTCTCCGCCTGCGACGACCGACATGATTTGCTCGATCCCTGGTGGGAACGCAACGCCAGACAACAGTTCTGCTGTCCTGGCGCTCACGGGGTCCGGATTCGCAAGTATTGCGGGTCCTGGAAGCTGTAGCGCAACCTGGAATGGACAAAGCTGGTCACCAAGCGCGACGTGTTATACCACGATTGTTGGGTTTGCTGGGCACGCGTGCTGGGTCCTTAACGGTGGAGGGACGACAACTCCCAATGATCAAACAGAAATCGTCACTAGGACTGCGATCGGGAATTCCTCCTGCCCGAACTGGTCTGCTGCCGATACCAAGTCGGAGAGTTACACTCGTGCCTATAGTGATCTTTTCTCGACCCCGGATCTTATCGCGGAGTCGCGCGGCATCGTAGAAGGCCGGGCTTTGCCTCCAAACTACACGGTGGGCTCTGGGGCGGCGAGTCTCAAACTTTGCTATCTTGACTTGTCCTGCGTGGCCACTCGCATGGAGTATCGGTTTAAGATCCAGACATCTGAGGACTACCTCTACCAGTTGGAGTGGCAGGAGGTATCCCAATTTGAAGATGGCACACTAGAGACGGTGGACAAGAGCTGTAAGTTCTCTGGCAACGGATCGGTGGTAACCACCGGAAACTTCGCGACGTCTCCGCCCGAGAAGCCCGGCGTTACGTACGCCGCAAACCTGAAGGTCAAATTCAATCACAAGCATGATCCCGGAGCTACACCGGGTACGGGGGGCGTCGGGGGAACATCAGGCAGCGGTTTTAGCGGCGGTCCTGGATGCTCGAGTTGCGGCGGCGATTCTGCCTCGGGCGCACCAGAGTTAGGTGTCTCGACTCATTCCGTTGGCTCGGGCACGGGACGGCCCATGCCCGATACGCTCACCGACGCGCGAGCTGTCACCATGGAGTATGATCCCAGCTTGTCTGGAGGAAGCGACGGTGGAGGGGAGATTTACCCGCGATTTCGGTTCAGTCTGGGCATGCAACTAGGGCAGGGGGAGGTGGGGGAAGTATCGTTTTCGAGGCCAGCGCCGAATCCCTCGAACTATAGTCCTTCGATTCTTGAGTTTGTCCCGATGGCTCCGGGTGTGGAGAAAATCTTAGCTCAGGGCCTTCTGCGGCAGGTGAAGACCTCGTTGGCGTTGATGGATGTTCAAACTGTCAATGCCTACAAGTTTGAGGTTAAATTTTATCCAATCGCACAAGTCGGTGCTCAGAATCCCACCACGCTAATCTATGCCGTCTCCGGTTCGCCATCCGTGACCTACACGATCGAGAACCCGGACGCTTCGGCGACGGTCTACAACCGCTTGAGGATTTCTGAGACGCGCGGAGCGTCCACGAAGAGCTACAACTATACCTACGTCGAGGCCACGAAGACCTGGACCCTGGTGATGCCGGATGGCGTGACGAGCTTTCTTACCGAACGAATCCCCAGCTCAGGGGGAGGACCGGCCGAGTTGCTCACGAAGGCGGTTTACCTGCCCACTGGGGCAACATCCCTTCAGCGCCGACGTCGTTATGAGCTGGCGGCGAATGCTTCGGCTGGGTTTGCAGCGAAATTGGTTGAGGAGCGTTTGGAGGATGGCGCGACTTCCCAGAGTGTCGTTTACGGATATCAGTTGCCGCCGACTTGGAACACGATGACTGCCCTTGTGCCCTTGATTGGCTCCGTAGAACATTCCGATGGGAGGTGGGAGAAGTTTGGCTGGGATCAGGTTGACGGCCGTCTCTCTTGGCATACCCGGCAGGTAGGAAATCAGCCTTTTTCTTCGGGGGACAGCGTCAACGAACGGACGGAGTTCGATTACACCGTTCATTCCAGTACGAGCGACGACGCGGCATATGAAAAATTCACACCGCGGACGGTTATCGAAAAGTATAAAAACCAGGCCGTTCGGATTCGCTTCGCCACCGTCTCCCAGTTTGAAAGACAGGCAGTGGAGGGCGTGTTGCCGAATTCGGGTTTCAATGACGTGGGCAATTTACGGACAATCGAGACGTTTTACAGTTCTGGGACCTGGTTGAATCGGCCGGAAAGCATGCAATTTCCGGACGGAACCATGACGTTCTGGTCCTACTCCCTCACGGGCACGGACTTGACCGTGACGGAGAAGCGAGGTCAACCCAACCCGTCCAAGACAGCAATCGATGTGGGGTTTGAAGCGATCCGGGTTTTGAATGGAGCTGGCAGGCTCAAAAGCGAGACCCTTAAAACAGTAAACGCTTTCATTCCGACTTCGCATGGGCTGACTCTCAAGAGCGATGTCTACGGCGGGTTTGATTCCTACTTACGTCCTCTGAATGTCGTGCATCTGAACGGACGGTCTGAATCTCAGGTGTATGGCTGCTGCGCTCTAGATAGCCACACGGACCAAGATGGAGTCACAACGACCTTCGGTTACGATCTCAACAGCCGCCTGGTGAATGTGACTCGGCTAGGAATTCAAACGATCATGGCCCTCGATCCCTTGGGTCGAACCTTGGTCACCTATCGCAAGGGAACCGACAATAGCCAATACCCGATCAGCCAAGCCCAGTATAACGGTCTCGGCGATGTGGTTCGCGAAACCAATGCGCTCTCCAAGGTGACGGTCCACAGCGAGACGACCGTGGCGGGGCAGCGCGTTCACACGACGACGTACCCTGACGGAGCGACTCGCATTGAAACCTATAGCCAGGATGGAACGATGGTCTCCTTAACCGGCACCGCCGTGCAGCCGGTGCGATATGTTCATGACATTGGTCTCGATGGGGGAGCCAACCGCATGTACACACAGCAAATCAAACTTGATGAGACCGGGGCCGATGCCTGGGAAATAGTCACCACGTATTACGATCCGTTGGGCCGCAGCTACAAGACCGTGCACGCCGACGGTGCGACGTCGCTTAGCTACTACAATGGACTCGGACAGCTCTGGAAAATGGTAGACCCCGATGGGGTCGTGACGCTTTATGGATACGATGGTCAAGGGCAGCAGGAAACAGTGGTCTTAGATATGGACCGCGATGGGGTTTACAGCCCTAGCGAAGGAAGTCAGGACCGATTGACGCGGGTGGTACGGGACGTGGTCACCAAGACTGTCGGCAGCGGATCAAAAGTAGTACACCGAACACGAACCTACCAACTGGATGACAAGGATCCAGATAACAACGATCCGAGTAACACCGCGCCGCAGGAGTTGCTTGTCTCTACGAGCGAAAGCTCGGCCGATGGGTTAATTCAGTGGGATACGGCGCACTCCGGGCCGACCCAGCAAACCCGTTTCACGTGGACAGCGTTTTCGACCGGTGGGAACCGTTACGTGACGAATGTTGCGATGGACGGGTCCTATAGCCTGACCTGGCTGATCAACGGCCGACTCAACTCCGTGGTCGAAAAGGGGACCACCCATGCGCAACTGACCTCCAAGGTGTATGCTTACGATGCCCATGGCCGAGTTTCGACAATGACCGACGCCCGAAACGGGGCGAGCGTTTACCAGTATAACAACTCGGATCAGGTAACGAGTTCGACCAGTCCGCTACCAGGGATGGGGCAATCCGCGCTCACCACGGTCACGGTCTACGATAACATGGGGCGACCGGCCACAGTGACTCAACCGGATGGCACGGCGGTGGTGACGGAGTATTGGCCGTCGGGACTGGTGAAAAAGGTGTCCGGCAGCCGCACGTATGCGTCGAGCTATACCTACGATGCGCAGGGGCGAATGACGAGCATGACCACATGGCGGACGGAGGCAGGAGCCCTGAATCCCGCGACGACGACCTGGGTGTATAGCCAACAGCGAGGGTGGCTGGTTCGGAAAGTGCATCCGGGAGAGGCCGACACAACGGATGATTATTCCTACACACCCGGCGGACGACTTCTAGCCAAGGTGCTGGAGCGCGGTCTGGCGGCTAGCCATGCCTACAACAATGGGGGCCAGCTCCAAACGGTGAATTTCACCGGGGGTGTGGACTCCCCCTGGTCGCGAACCCTGACCTATGATCGTCGGGGCCGATTGGTGAGCGCTTCTCATCGGGATGGGATGATCATCACCTATAGCTATAACAATCTGGGTCAAGTGACGACGGAGGGTTATAGCGGTGGAATTCTCAGCGGCTTTAAGGTGGACCGGGACTATGATTCGCTGTTCCGCCCGTGGCATGTCTATGCTCGGCAGGGGGTGACGACTCACAAGACCGCTACCTACTCCTATGAGACGACGTCCAGCCGGCTGAGCCGAGTTGACGATGGAACGTTCTTTGCGGACTACAGCTATCTGGCGAACAGCCGGTTGGTAAGCGGGGTAACGGTCAAAACGAACCTGACCACGCCGA
The Verrucomicrobiales bacterium DNA segment above includes these coding regions:
- a CDS encoding RHS repeat-associated core domain-containing protein, yielding MPPNYTVGSGAASLKLCYLDLSCVATRMEYRFKIQTSEDYLYQLEWQEVSQFEDGTLETVDKSCKFSGNGSVVTTGNFATSPPEKPGVTYAANLKVKFNHKHDPGATPGTGGVGGTSGSGFSGGPGCSSCGGDSASGAPELGVSTHSVGSGTGRPMPDTLTDARAVTMEYDPSLSGGSDGGGEIYPRFRFSLGMQLGQGEVGEVSFSRPAPNPSNYSPSILEFVPMAPGVEKILAQGLLRQVKTSLALMDVQTVNAYKFEVKFYPIAQVGAQNPTTLIYAVSGSPSVTYTIENPDASATVYNRLRISETRGASTKSYNYTYVEATKTWTLVMPDGVTSFLTERIPSSGGGPAELLTKAVYLPTGATSLQRRRRYELAANASAGFAAKLVEERLEDGATSQSVVYGYQLPPTWNTMTALVPLIGSVEHSDGRWEKFGWDQVDGRLSWHTRQVGNQPFSSGDSVNERTEFDYTVHSSTSDDAAYEKFTPRTVIEKYKNQAVRIRFATVSQFERQAVEGVLPNSGFNDVGNLRTIETFYSSGTWLNRPESMQFPDGTMTFWSYSLTGTDLTVTEKRGQPNPSKTAIDVGFEAIRVLNGAGRLKSETLKTVNAFIPTSHGLTLKSDVYGGFDSYLRPLNVVHLNGRSESQVYGCCALDSHTDQDGVTTTFGYDLNSRLVNVTRLGIQTIMALDPLGRTLVTYRKGTDNSQYPISQAQYNGLGDVVRETNALSKVTVHSETTVAGQRVHTTTYPDGATRIETYSQDGTMVSLTGTAVQPVRYVHDIGLDGGANRMYTQQIKLDETGADAWEIVTTYYDPLGRSYKTVHADGATSLSYYNGLGQLWKMVDPDGVVTLYGYDGQGQQETVVLDMDRDGVYSPSEGSQDRLTRVVRDVVTKTVGSGSKVVHRTRTYQLDDKDPDNNDPSNTAPQELLVSTSESSADGLIQWDTAHSGPTQQTRFTWTAFSTGGNRYVTNVAMDGSYSLTWLINGRLNSVVEKGTTHAQLTSKVYAYDAHGRVSTMTDARNGASVYQYNNSDQVTSSTSPLPGMGQSALTTVTVYDNMGRPATVTQPDGTAVVTEYWPSGLVKKVSGSRTYASSYTYDAQGRMTSMTTWRTEAGALNPATTTWVYSQQRGWLVRKVHPGEADTTDDYSYTPGGRLLAKVLERGLAASHAYNNGGQLQTVNFTGGVDSPWSRTLTYDRRGRLVSASHRDGMIITYSYNNLGQVTTEGYSGGILSGFKVDRDYDSLFRPWHVYARQGVTTHKTATYSYETTSSRLSRVDDGTFFADYSYLANSRLVSGVTVKTNLTTPSTVVTVSKVWDNLDRLGTISSVAQAGNTYSYGYSYNDANQRVQTRLADGSYWVYEYDRLGQVISGKRFWANGTPVPGQQYEYGFDDIGNRKTAANGGDSEGANLRSFTYAVNDANQYTSRQVPATLDVLGVARGAVTVKLDAGAAVPVSYTQGEYFRHEITARASDTVMAYPQVTVAVSGGSSQAGRIFVSVKNEVYTHDSDGNLMQDGRWTYHWDAENRLTNMVSVALPNSPPGTTPIRLEFRYDYLGRRIYKGVFTVASPNTPAKQERYVYDGWNVVLVLDGASVVQRSFLWGMDLSGSMQGAGGVGGLVAIKEHTGTVGTHVPVYDGNGNVTALVTGQGGTSTITGTYEYGPFGESIRSSGTLAKNNPFRFSTKYQDDETDLLYYGYRFYNASTGRWLSRDPIGDKGGLNYYSFVENGPNTKIDPDGRDIFVDPGPIDPLNP